The following DNA comes from Limnobacter sp. SAORIC-580.
GACAAAACAAACACCAGCAACTTGTATTTGTCCACGTCATAACCCAGTGATATTGCGCGTGGTTCATTTTCCTTGATCGCCTTGAGAACCTGCCCGAAGGGCGAATGCACAGTGCGAACAATCAGGGCGTAGCCTGCGATGCAAATGGCCAATACCACGAAGTAAAGTGTCAAGTCGTTACTAAGGTCGACAACACCGAACAAGGTGCCGCGCGGTATGCCCTGTAAACCATCTTCACCGCCAGTAAATGGCGCTTGTAAAAAGATGAAATACAGCATTTGTGCCAGTGCCAGCGTAATCATGGTGAAGTAAATGCCCTGCCGTCGTATGGCCAAAGCACCCATGATTAAACCAATAAGCGCTGCAAATGCCACGCCCGCCAGCAAACCAAGCTCAAAGGGCATACCAAGGTCTCGTATAACATACCCGGCCATGTACCCCGCACCATCCAGAAAAGCGGCATGTCCGAAGGAAAGCAAACCGGTGTAGCCAATCAACAGGTTGAATGCACATGCAAACAGCGCAAAACACAGCAGTTTCATCAGCAGCACTGGGTACATGAAAAACGGTGCCGCCAGGGCGAGAATGATTGCTGCAATGGCGATAATTGTATTTTTGTTCATCGTGTCAAACCCTTTATTTCTCGCGGCCGAATAAACCGGCCGGGCGAATCATGAGCACAATCGCCATGATGATGAACACCACTGTGGCTGACAATTCTGGATAAAACACACGGGTCAATCCTTCCACAATGCCCAAGGTGAGCCCGGTAATGATTGAACCCAGAATAGATCCCATTCCACCAATCACCACTACCGCAAACACAGTGATGATGAGGTTAGAGCCCATCAACGGTGAAATTTGAATAACCGGCGCAGCCAGTACACCCGCGAATGCAGCAAGTGCCACACCAAAGCCGTAGGTCAGCGTCACCATCAAGGGCACGTTGATGCCAAAGGCCTCCACCAGTCGCGGGTTTTCAGTACCCGCACGAAGCAAGGCTCCCAGCTTTGTTTTTTCAATCATGATCCAGGTGGCAAAACAAACCACCAGCGAGGCCACCACGACCCAGGCGCGGTAGTTGGGCAGAATCATGAAGCCCAGGTTGGTCGCACCCTGCAAGGCTTCTGGCACTGAATAGGGTTGACCGGAAACACCATAAATCGAGCGGAAAATTCCCTCCAGCATCAAGGTAATGCCGAAGGTCAGCAACAAGCCATACAAGTGGTCAAGCTTGTAAAGCCAGCGCAACATTGTTTTTTCAATCAGTATCCCGAAGGCGCCCACCAACAAGGGGGCAAGCAGCAGCATCACCCAATAATTCAGGTTGAAATAGGCCATGCCCATCCAGGCGAAAAACGCGCCCATCATGTACAGCGCGCCGTGGGCAAAGTTGATCACATTGAGCAAGCCAAAAATAACAGCCAAACCCAGTGACAACATGGCGTAAAACGAGCCATTCACCAGGCCAAGCAGTAACTGCCCCAAAAAGGCCTGCAAGGGAATTCCAAAAATTTCCATGAGTACGTGTCCCGCAAAGCCCCTGGGTGCTTAAACCTCAGGGGCATTGGTCTTATTGTGGTTTTACTGAATTACTTCCACAAAGCGCACTTGGTCTCAGCTTTGGTGGTGAAAGCCTGCTCGCCTGGAATGGCCTGTACAACTTTCAGGTAATCCCAAGGTTTTTTGGATTCTTTGGGGTCTTTCACCTGCATCAGGAACATGTCGTGAATCATGCTGCCGTCGGCACGGTAGTAGCCGTTTTTGGCGTACATGTCGTTCACCTTCTGCTTGCGCAGGGCTTCCATCACTTTGGCACCATCATCCGTACCCGCAGCTTTCACAGCATTCAGGTATTGCAGGGTTGCCGAGTAATCGGCTGCGTGCAGGCTGCTGGGCATTTTCTTCATTTTGTCGAAGAAGCGTTTGGACCACTTGCGGGTTTCGTCGTTTTGATCCCAATACCAGCTGTCGGTGAGGTACATGCCCTTGGTCTGCCCCAAGCCCAATGCGTGCACATCGTTGATGAACATCAGCAAACCGGCAAGCTTCATGCTGCCTGTAACTCCAAATTCATTGGCCGCCTTGATGGAGTTGACTGTGTCACCACCGGCGTTGGCCAGGCCCAGAATTTGTGCACCCGAGGCTTGCGCTTGGAGCATGAAACTGGAAAAGTCAGATGCTGACAACGGGTGACGAACGGCGCCCTTTACAGTGCCGCCACTGGCCTTTACCACTGCGGTGGTATCGGTTTCAAGTGAGGTGCCAAAGGCGTAGTCCGCGGTCAGGAAATACCATGTTTTGCCGCCCTGCTTGGTTACAGCTGAACCAGTGCCTTTGGCCATTGCTACCGTGTCATAGGCATAGTGAATGCTGTAAGGATTGCATTCTTCATTGGTAATGCGGGCGGTACCAGCACCAATTACAAAGTTAGGCTTTTTCTTTTCATCGGCTACTTTGGCCATGGCCAAAGCCGTGCCGGAGTTGGTACCTGAAATCAGCATGTCGACACCTTCAGTGTCAAACCACTCGCGTGCCTTGCTGGCTGCAATGTCAGCCTTGTTTTGGTGATCAGCAAACACCAGTTCGATTTTCTTGCCGTTCAAGGTGCCGCCAAAATCAGCGATCGCCATTTTTACAGCCTCGACACCACCAGGCCCGTCAATGTCGGCATACAGGCCAGACATGTCGGTGATGACACCAATCTTGATGGTGTCGTTGGAAATTTGTGCCTGTGCTGAGCCGGCAGCGAATGCAAAAAGTGCGGTCAGTCCAGTTGCGATTGGTTCTAATTTCATCATCATCTCCTTTGGTTTAAGTCCAATCCCTTGAAAGGTTGGTTTTTTATACGCCCAGCAGCGAATGCAGCACGGGCATTTTTTCATCGAGTTCCGAGGAAGCAAAAGCCTCCACAATTTGGCCGTGTTCCACCACGTAAAACCGGTCGGCCAGTGGGGCTGCAAAACGGAAATTCTGTTCCACCATCACAATGGTGTAGCCCTTCGATTTCAGGGTGGTAATCATCTTGGCCAGGGCTTGAACAATAACAGGCGCAAGCCCCTCAGAAATTTCATCCAGCAGCAAGAGTTTGGCGCCAGTTCTCAGAATGCGCGCAACGGCCAACATTTGCTGTTCACCACCTGACAAACGCGTGCCCTGGCTTTTTTTGCGTTCGGCCAGGTTGGGGAACATCTCGTAAATTTCTGCCACGCTCATGCCTTTGTCGGTTTTTGAAACAAAGGGTGGCAGCATCAGGTTTTCTTCGGCAGACAGGGAAGAGAATATGCCCCGTTCTTCCGGGCAGTAACCCACACCCAAGTGGGCAATTTTGTGGGTGGGCATCTGAATCGCCTCGGTGCCATTGATTTTGATTGACCCTTTTCTTGAACCAGTCAAACCCATGATGGCACGCAGGGTGCTGGTGCGCCCTGCGCCATTTCGCCCCAGAAGTGTTACCACCTCACCGGTTTTAACAGTCAGGTTCAGGTTGTGCAAAATGTGTGATTCGCCATACCAAGCGTTAAGCCCGGCGATTTCAAGCGCAGTGCTTGTCGATGCATTACTCATCAGTGCGCACCCTCCAGAACTCCAGTGGTGGAGCCCATGTAGGCCTCCATCACCTCGGGGTTGCGCGAAACCTCGTCGTAGCTTCCTTCGGCCAGCACTGCGCCGCGTTGTAGCACCGAGATGCGGTCGCTGATACCCGCCACCACATTCATATTGTGTTCAACCATCAAAATGGTTCGGCCAGCGGAAACCTTCTTGATTAATTGGGTAACGCGGTCCACGTCTTCGTGGCCCATGCCCTGGGTTGGCTCATCCAGCAGCATCAATTCAGGTTCCATGCCCAATGTGGTTGCAATTTCAAGTGCACGTTTTCTGCCGTAAGGCAAATCTACGGTCAGGGTGTCTGCAAAGCTTTCCAGGTCAACCAGCGCAAGCAAAGCCATGGCCTTGTCATTCAGCACCGAAAGTTTTTTCTCACTTTTCCAGAAATGAAACGAATTACCCAATGGGCGTTGCAAGCCGATGCGCACATTTTCAAGCACTGTGAGGTGTGGAAACACCGCAGAAATTTGAAACGACCGGATAATGCCCTGCCTTGCGATTTGGGCTGGCTTTGCACTGGTGATGTCTTTGCCGTTGAACAAAATTTGGCCCGATGTGGGCGTTAAAAATTTCGTCAACAAATTGAAACAGGTAGTTTTACCTGCGCCGTTGGGGCCGATCAACGCGTGGATATGGCCCCGCTGTACTTTTAAATTCACATCGCTGACCGCAGTGAATCCCTTGAATTCCTTGGTCAACGCCCTTGTCTCCAACACTACTTCTGCCATGGGTTCTCCATGTTGTCATTGTCGTTGTACCCATCGGTGCCGGGCTGCGCCGATAGTTAGATATCGCCAATGATGGTGGCATGTGTGTTTTCATTCGGGAATTAGGGCAAACCTCACCCCCTGAATGCAAAAAAGCCCGCATTTGCGGGCTCTTCTGTAAGGCTGGGGTAAGTGACGGGATTTGCTTTATCGGCTTATTCCCACTCAATGGTCGCAGGCGGCTTGCCCGATACATCGTACACCACCCGGTTCACACCTTTTACCTCGTTAATAATACGATTGGAGATACGGCCCAACAATGAATAAGGCAGGTGTGCCCAGTGTGCTGTCATGAAGTCTTGAGTTTGTACGGCGCGAATGGCCACCACATATTCGTAGGTGCGGCCATCGCCCATCACACCCACCGATTTCACTGGCAAGAACACTGCAAAAGCCTGGCTGGTGAGGTCGTACCAGCTTTTTCCAATTTGTTCCTCGGTGCAAAGCTCGGCCGCTGCGTCTTTGGCTGTGGCTTTGGTGTTGCGCAATTCTTCGATGAATACGGCATCGGCACGCTGCAAAATTTCAGCATACTCGGCTTTCACCTCGCCAAGAATTCGAACACCCAAGCCCGGCCCGGGGAATGGGTGGCGGTAAACCATTTCAGGGTCAAGGCCAAGTTCAACGCCAAGTTTACGCACTTCGTCCTTGAACAAATCACGCAGGGGCTCCAGCAATTTCAGGTTCAGCGTATCGGGCAAGCCGCCCACGTTGTGGTGGCTTTTGATGCTGGTGGCTTTGCCTGTTTTTGCGCCAGCTGATTCAATCACGTCGGGGTAAATAGTGCCCTGTGCAAGCCACTTGGCGTTGGCACGCATGCCAGCCTCGCGCTGGAATACATCCACGAATGCTTTACCAATAATTTTGCGTTTGGCCTCGGGGTCGGTGACGCCTTTCAGCTGCCCCATGAATTCTTCTGTGGCGTTCACATGCACAACACGCACACCCAAATGTTTGGCGAATGTTTCCATAACCTGCTCGCCTTCTTTGAAACGAAGCAAGCCATGGTCCACAAACACGCAGGTAAGCTGATCACCAATTGCCTTGTGAATCAATGCAGCTGCCACGGAAGAATCAACGCCACCCGAAAGGCCCAAAATAACTTCATCAGTGCCGACCTGGGCACGAATTCTTTCAACCGCTTCATCCACAAAACTTGGCATGGACCAGTCACCTTTGCAACCGCAAATGTCGCGTACAAAGCGTGCCAGTATTTCCTTGCCTTTTTTGGTGTGCGTTACCTCAGGGTGAAATTGCACGGCATAGAAACCGCGTGCTTCATCGGCCATGCCGGCAATTGGGCACGAGGGTGTAGAAGCCATCAACTTGAAGTTGGGTGGAAGCTCGGTCACCTTGTCACCGTGGCTCATCCAAACATTCAACAGGCCATGGCCATGTTCGTTGGTTTCGTCTTGAATGCCATCAAACAGTTTTGTGTGGCCATGGGCCCGAATTTGGGCATGACCAAATTCCCGAACCGTACCCGCTTCGACTTTGCCGCCAAGTTGCATGGCCATGGTTTGCATGCCGTAGCAAATGCCCAGCACTGGTACGCCAAGATTAAACACCAACTCGGGCGCCCTGTCGGTGCTTTCTTCATAAGCAGACTGGTGGCTACCCGACAAAACAATGCCAGATGCCCCGTATTCCTTGATGCGTTCCGGGTCTACGTCGCAGGGCAAAATTTCGCAGAAAACGCCGCACTCACGTACGCGTCGGGCAATGAGTTGTGTGACCTGTGACCCGAAGTCGAGTACCAAAATTTTCTGATGATTCATGAAGCGTTCTTTGAATGTATTAAAGGTAATTGGCCCAAGGCAATGTTGCGCAGGGCTTGGCCGATGCTTAACTAAGACTTAACAGGCGATCCACTGCTTGCACTGCCGTGCATTGAAGTTCGTCGCCTGACAGGCTGAGAAAGTTGATGTCCACATCAACCAGAGCTTTCACGCCATGGGTTTCGAGCGTGGTTTCACCAAAACGGGCTTTCAGCTGTTCCAGCAAACGTGCCACCTCCGAATTGGTCATGCCCGAACACACAGCCACGAAGGCATCTGCCCCTAGGGATCCAACACTTGAGCCATTGGGCAACATGTCTCGAATAATGGACGCAGTGAACTTGGTGAAATCAACAATGCGATCGTGACCAAACCTGTTCAAAATCAAATCAAATGAGCTGAGTTTCACATGCAGCAGGGAAAGGTCTTCTCCCTTGTGCAAGGCATATTCGAGTTCTTTGTCCAGCAGTGCTTCAAATCCGCGTCTGTTCCAAGAGCCGACGATTGGATCAATCAGCAAAGACCTTTGATTTTCGTTCAAAGAACGCACAAACCGGCTCACGACATTGTCCTCTATCGGCTTGGCCAGCTCTACTTCAACCAGGCGCGCGAAATCTCGTAGATCCTGCCTGTCTTCCTGGGAGAATGCGCGGGGAACGCTGTCGATCACGCAAAGCGTACCGATCGTGATACCGAATGCATCCCGAACGGGCTGACCTGCATAAAACCGTATTCTTGGTCCGTCGACAACCAAAGGGTTGTCCATGAATCGGGGGTCCAGCAGCGCATTTTCAACAATCAAAGGTTCATC
Coding sequences within:
- a CDS encoding branched-chain amino acid ABC transporter permease encodes the protein MNKNTIIAIAAIILALAAPFFMYPVLLMKLLCFALFACAFNLLIGYTGLLSFGHAAFLDGAGYMAGYVIRDLGMPFELGLLAGVAFAALIGLIMGALAIRRQGIYFTMITLALAQMLYFIFLQAPFTGGEDGLQGIPRGTLFGVVDLSNDLTLYFVVLAICIAGYALIVRTVHSPFGQVLKAIKENEPRAISLGYDVDKYKLLVFVLSAALSGLAGATKASVLGFETLTDVHWTMSGLVVLMTLVGGLGTLAGPIVGAIVIIALENRIGEFGTWMAVTTDIAWFRSLGEQVTIVTGFIFIVVVLAFRRGIVGEIIAWNQRRLLKAGQ
- a CDS encoding branched-chain amino acid ABC transporter permease — its product is MEIFGIPLQAFLGQLLLGLVNGSFYAMLSLGLAVIFGLLNVINFAHGALYMMGAFFAWMGMAYFNLNYWVMLLLAPLLVGAFGILIEKTMLRWLYKLDHLYGLLLTFGITLMLEGIFRSIYGVSGQPYSVPEALQGATNLGFMILPNYRAWVVVASLVVCFATWIMIEKTKLGALLRAGTENPRLVEAFGINVPLMVTLTYGFGVALAAFAGVLAAPVIQISPLMGSNLIITVFAVVVIGGMGSILGSIITGLTLGIVEGLTRVFYPELSATVVFIIMAIVLMIRPAGLFGREK
- a CDS encoding ABC transporter substrate-binding protein, which translates into the protein MKLEPIATGLTALFAFAAGSAQAQISNDTIKIGVITDMSGLYADIDGPGGVEAVKMAIADFGGTLNGKKIELVFADHQNKADIAASKAREWFDTEGVDMLISGTNSGTALAMAKVADEKKKPNFVIGAGTARITNEECNPYSIHYAYDTVAMAKGTGSAVTKQGGKTWYFLTADYAFGTSLETDTTAVVKASGGTVKGAVRHPLSASDFSSFMLQAQASGAQILGLANAGGDTVNSIKAANEFGVTGSMKLAGLLMFINDVHALGLGQTKGMYLTDSWYWDQNDETRKWSKRFFDKMKKMPSSLHAADYSATLQYLNAVKAAGTDDGAKVMEALRKQKVNDMYAKNGYYRADGSMIHDMFLMQVKDPKESKKPWDYLKVVQAIPGEQAFTTKAETKCALWK
- a CDS encoding ABC transporter ATP-binding protein, which encodes MSNASTSTALEIAGLNAWYGESHILHNLNLTVKTGEVVTLLGRNGAGRTSTLRAIMGLTGSRKGSIKINGTEAIQMPTHKIAHLGVGYCPEERGIFSSLSAEENLMLPPFVSKTDKGMSVAEIYEMFPNLAERKKSQGTRLSGGEQQMLAVARILRTGAKLLLLDEISEGLAPVIVQALAKMITTLKSKGYTIVMVEQNFRFAAPLADRFYVVEHGQIVEAFASSELDEKMPVLHSLLGV
- a CDS encoding ABC transporter ATP-binding protein, translating into MAEVVLETRALTKEFKGFTAVSDVNLKVQRGHIHALIGPNGAGKTTCFNLLTKFLTPTSGQILFNGKDITSAKPAQIARQGIIRSFQISAVFPHLTVLENVRIGLQRPLGNSFHFWKSEKKLSVLNDKAMALLALVDLESFADTLTVDLPYGRKRALEIATTLGMEPELMLLDEPTQGMGHEDVDRVTQLIKKVSAGRTILMVEHNMNVVAGISDRISVLQRGAVLAEGSYDEVSRNPEVMEAYMGSTTGVLEGAH
- the guaA gene encoding glutamine-hydrolyzing GMP synthase → MNHQKILVLDFGSQVTQLIARRVRECGVFCEILPCDVDPERIKEYGASGIVLSGSHQSAYEESTDRAPELVFNLGVPVLGICYGMQTMAMQLGGKVEAGTVREFGHAQIRAHGHTKLFDGIQDETNEHGHGLLNVWMSHGDKVTELPPNFKLMASTPSCPIAGMADEARGFYAVQFHPEVTHTKKGKEILARFVRDICGCKGDWSMPSFVDEAVERIRAQVGTDEVILGLSGGVDSSVAAALIHKAIGDQLTCVFVDHGLLRFKEGEQVMETFAKHLGVRVVHVNATEEFMGQLKGVTDPEAKRKIIGKAFVDVFQREAGMRANAKWLAQGTIYPDVIESAGAKTGKATSIKSHHNVGGLPDTLNLKLLEPLRDLFKDEVRKLGVELGLDPEMVYRHPFPGPGLGVRILGEVKAEYAEILQRADAVFIEELRNTKATAKDAAAELCTEEQIGKSWYDLTSQAFAVFLPVKSVGVMGDGRTYEYVVAIRAVQTQDFMTAHWAHLPYSLLGRISNRIINEVKGVNRVVYDVSGKPPATIEWE
- a CDS encoding sensor domain-containing diguanylate cyclase translates to MQKPDIPHNEEERTRAIQNLGMIYSPSEARFDRITRLVCRHFDIDTALVTIVYKEIQWFKSLQGLNACSTDREVSFCGHAILSDEPLIVENALLDPRFMDNPLVVDGPRIRFYAGQPVRDAFGITIGTLCVIDSVPRAFSQEDRQDLRDFARLVEVELAKPIEDNVVSRFVRSLNENQRSLLIDPIVGSWNRRGFEALLDKELEYALHKGEDLSLLHVKLSSFDLILNRFGHDRIVDFTKFTASIIRDMLPNGSSVGSLGADAFVAVCSGMTNSEVARLLEQLKARFGETTLETHGVKALVDVDINFLSLSGDELQCTAVQAVDRLLSLS